Within the Maribacter sp. BPC-D8 genome, the region TCACCATTTTGTTGACGTTTAAGCATACTATACATATCACTACCCCAGCTATTAAATTCTTTAATTTCTGGTTTATTTTGAGAGAATTCACTGAAGTCTTTAACTTCCCAATCTATCCCAATCCATTTCTTTTTCCATGTTCCCCATCCCCAAGATGAACTTCTTTTTGCAAAAAACATATCGTACGGATATTCTTTAGATTTTCTTACACTTATAGTATTATTAAAACCACAAATGGAAGAAATGTTTTCGTTATGTTCATAATAATTTAACGCCTTATTCATGTATTCAAGAAAATTCGAGCTAACCAATAAATCATCTTCCAAAACAATAACTGTATTATGAGTTTCTAAAACTTCAGAAACACCATCTAGTATTGAAGATGCTAACCCTTTATTAGATTCTGAAAATTTATAAATGACCTTTTTAAAACCATCTATAGATTTTAAAAAATCTCTAACCTGTTCAACAGACTCACTGTCTTTAAAAGATCTGGGACCATCTGAAAACAAATAAAGAATTGTTTCATTGGCTAATTTTGCAGATTTAAGATTATTAACAGTTGCTTTTAATTCATTTAAACGATTATAAGAAAATAGAAGCACAGGACTGATTTCATTCATAATGACTCTTAAATTATATTTTTTTAATGGCAATTAAGCTTTAAATTTCCTTTGAATAACTTGTTTGACAATCTGCCACAAACCTTTTAAAGTCAGTTTTAATCCTCCAACTCGAATCGAAAAAAGAACTGGATTCATTTTTTTACCTATGTACGAATCATATTTTTCAACAGGCAAGTTTAAAATAACTGGTAATATAGATTTGACGAAAGGTATTCCATGATGACCTGTTTTAAAATGGTAAATATTTAATGGTAGTTGGCTTATATGCAAAAATTGTTCATTATCCCAAGAACTATTTCTAGAACAAAAATAATGTATGGTGTTAGGGTTTTTAATGAAAGGAAGCACATCATAATAAGAATTTAAAAAATTATTTTCATTCTCTCTAAAAACTATAGGGTCAATCATTTCACTAGACCTTTTTAAAAGAGAATTTACTTCAAACTGCCCATTAAATGAATATATAATATCTGCCCCCAATTGCTGACCATATAATACGGCAGCAAAACCTCCAGAAGAACTGCCTATTGTTATTACAGAATATCCCTTGGTTTCCTCTTTTAAAAAATCTAATAAAGCAACAGGGTTATTTACTTTACTGTTTACACCAGTTAAATACCATTGCTTTTTAATATCCCTCAACAAAATATGTTTGTGCCCTTTTTTTATTCTGGTTCCATACCACTCAAATTTATTATTATCAACAATTTCTTTATCAAATACCTCTTGAGTATTAGGATAGTAAATATTATTACTACTGAAATAAATTATACAATATTCTTTTGGTTGTGATTCATCAATTTCTATTACGTAATTATTATTATTTTCATAAACAGATTTAATCTCTTCTGAGTCAGTTTGAAAAACGAAACTTTCTTTTACTTTCATATTGAACTAAAATTTAAAACAAAACCTTAATTAAAATTTCAATTAAAGTTTTCAAATTATTTTTACTTTATTATTCACCTTAAAGTTATTTCTAGCTGTTATTAAATCTATCGACAACACAAGAAAACATAAACCCCAAAAATCTTCTGCACTAAATAAATTTGACGAGAACATCCCGTAAAAAAAAGATTGAAGAAATAATAATATTATCCAACCAGCAGCATGTTTATATCGTAAAAGTTGAAAACATTTTATTAATGATAATAATGCCATAACTATAAATGGAATACCTCCAATCAATCCTGTAGTCATAAATACCTCCAGAAAATAATTATGTGGATAAGAGCCCTTTCCTATTCCTGACGAGATTAAATAGAAACTTCCAAAAATCGGAGAATCTTTAATTTTACCTAAAACGTTTAAATATATCCCATCTCTACCACTTGAATCTCCACTCTCTATTGAAGCCAATAGTCTTGTCACTATATCACTTTCTATCATTTCTGATAATTGAATTATAACGCCAATAGAGAACCATAGAATTAGAAAAGAGCAAAAGACTATGAACAAACCTTTTAAAAAACTATAATCGGAAAGAACATAGAAAACAACAACTAACAATAGCACCACCACAGGCGAACGAGACCCTGAACGCATAATAGAAACTATCCCTAGTAAAACCAAAAGAGGATATATCAACAAACTAAACTTAAACTTATAATTTTTGTATCCATAAATAGCCACAATAGCCATTGAACATCCCATTTTACCATAATTAATTGTATTTACAGTTGAATTTGCATCGAAACGACCAATTAATGGTGGTGGACTAGGTATGGCAACAAAAAAAGCAATTAGTAAGCCTAAGGCAAGTGTAAATAAAAAGAAGTAATAAGATGATTTTGTTGAAAAAGAATCTTCATATCTAAATGAAAACGCAACTAAAACACATAAAAAGAAACCTATCAAATCGATTGGACTACCTAGATCAATTGGGTAATTTTGCAAAAAAACATCAATAGCTATATTCAGAAAATAAACGAATGTCACGAATAAAAACAACTTCTCTCCCCAGTTAAGTATAAAGATTTTCTTTTTAAACTTATGAATTAACCAAAACCCCATAACTGCCCTTATTAACCAAATTCCATTAGTAAATAAAGAAGCAGGCAGCCCTATAAAATCAGGAATAAAGGTTATCAATAAAAAAAGGCTATAAAAATTTAATGAAAAATGATATTTAGCTTTATAACTTTGATAAAATTCCATAAAATCTTTGAGTTTATCACCATATTTTAATGGTGTAAAAATTCTGCTATTTTTCTATTGATTCCAAATCCCTTTGGCTCTATTTAAAATAATTTTTTCATACTGTATTTGATAAAATATGAGTGGAATAGTTAGCATCACACAAGAAGCTAGGACCACCCCACTTAATCCAAAGTTTAAAGTTTTAGCTAAAAATATACTTAACGGTATGTTTAAGGTCATAGTTACAAAACTAATATAAGTTTGCAGGCGAATCTTGCCTGTTCCATTCAAAAATTGAATATAAATAGACTGATATGTTAATAACAAAACAAACAACGCCATAGAACATGACAACTCTATGGGAACAACAACTTCATCCCCAACCCATATTTTATAAAACCAATTTGATAATAAAACCATAATCAACATCAAAACAGGGAACATCAACCAAATTCTTTGAACATTTTTCACAGAGTTTCTTATCCACTTTATATCATTATTAACATAGGCTTCTGTAATAGATGACCAATAAGGAGATACTAAAACCGTATGAGCAACAAAAAGTATGGAAAAATATTTTTGAGCAATACTGTAAGGGACCACTTCCTCAGGTCCAAAAATTTGAGTGATAACAAAATTATCAGTTGACATAAGAACCATAAAAGCAATCTGAATAATAAAAAAGTTTAAACCAATCCCAGTAATTTCCTTTAAATATTCTAGTTTAAAGTATTTATATGATGGCTTATATTTATTATAAGTTGATGAAAAAGAAATAAAATTAAGTGTCAATAAAATCAACACAGGAATAGCTGAAAAAATAACACCATATAATAAAAGTGAACCTGGTTGAAAATTAAGAAGCACCCAAACCATTAAAAGTGACAAAACTTTTGTAGCAAATTCTATTTTATGATAAATTGAATGATGTTGATCCGCAGCATAAATAGTATTAATTAACTTAACTACCAATTGCAGTCCAAAAAAAACAAAAACTACTGGCATTAAAATACTCAAATCATCATCCAATTCCGTAGTAGTATTAAAAACAGTAGACCATTTGATAAAAAAATTACAAATTATAAATAAAACAATTAAGCATAAGCTAATGAAACCAATGGTAAAATATGCACAACTAACATAGGTCTTAGCCAATTCCAAGTCACCTTTTGCTTTTGCCTCTGCAAATTTATTTCTAAGACCACTACCTAAACCAATATCAAAAAAAGAAAACCAAATTACAAATGAACTTAACGTAAGCCAGACACCATAATTTTCTTTATCTAAATAATTCATCGTTAAGGGAACTATTAAAAATCCAGAAACAATACCTCCAACTTTATATAGAGTAGACCACCCCATATGTTTGACAATATTCTTTGTCCTATCAGAATTAATTCCGAACCTACTAAATAATGATGATTTTGATTTTTCCAAAACTTTAATTTCGTTCTTTAACTCTACACATTAATTTTGAAATACTATAAATAAGATAACTTTGATATATAAAATTATAATTTAGGAATCTCTATTTTAATTTTACCGTTGCGTTGTACCAGTAAGAATGGAAATAAACAAATAAGTGGCAATACTACACTAATTATATATAGTTGTACTGTTAAATACAAATCGCTTAAAACAAATGCTATTTGAATTACAAAAATATTACAAATAGCGACTATTAAGGTCGATTTAATATGTGAAAAACCATTATCCAAAAGACGGTGATGTATATGATTTCGGTCTGCTGAAAATGGACTTTTACCATTATTTATTCGTATAATAAATACCCTAACCGTATCTAAAATTGGATACGCCAATATTGCTAAAACCATAATAGGAGCATTAGAGACAGTATATGCTGTTTGTTCCATTTCATTAACACTTAAAAATGATATGGCTTGATATGCCAACAGAAAACCAAGAAACAAAGACCCAGAATCTCCCATGAATAATTTACGTGAACGAGACAAATTATATCGTAAAAAACCCAGTAATACACCAATTAAACTAAAACTGACCAATACAAATAAGTATTCTTTGTTCATTGCAAAATAAACACCAAAGGAGGTATTCACAATAATAGCTACAGAAGATGCCAAACCATCTATGCCGTCTATTAAATTAAAGGCGTTAATTATAAACACAAATATAAATATGGAGAAAACTACCGAAAACACATAGTGCAAATC harbors:
- a CDS encoding O-antigen ligase family protein gives rise to the protein MEFYQSYKAKYHFSLNFYSLFLLITFIPDFIGLPASLFTNGIWLIRAVMGFWLIHKFKKKIFILNWGEKLFLFVTFVYFLNIAIDVFLQNYPIDLGSPIDLIGFFLCVLVAFSFRYEDSFSTKSSYYFFLFTLALGLLIAFFVAIPSPPPLIGRFDANSTVNTINYGKMGCSMAIVAIYGYKNYKFKFSLLIYPLLVLLGIVSIMRSGSRSPVVVLLLVVVFYVLSDYSFLKGLFIVFCSFLILWFSIGVIIQLSEMIESDIVTRLLASIESGDSSGRDGIYLNVLGKIKDSPIFGSFYLISSGIGKGSYPHNYFLEVFMTTGLIGGIPFIVMALLSLIKCFQLLRYKHAAGWIILLFLQSFFYGMFSSNLFSAEDFWGLCFLVLSIDLITARNNFKVNNKVKII
- a CDS encoding glycosyltransferase; the encoded protein is MNEISPVLLFSYNRLNELKATVNNLKSAKLANETILYLFSDGPRSFKDSESVEQVRDFLKSIDGFKKVIYKFSESNKGLASSILDGVSEVLETHNTVIVLEDDLLVSSNFLEYMNKALNYYEHNENISSICGFNNTISVRKSKEYPYDMFFAKRSSSWGWGTWKKKWIGIDWEVKDFSEFSQNKPEIKEFNSWGSDMYSMLKRQQNGEVDSWAIRYSYHQHKNKLWSVFPLVSKVKNIGFNDNATNTKQSNKRYDVHLDITSEIDFNFMKEIKLNQNIIAEFKALNSIKNRVKYKVLNFFRFQ
- a CDS encoding lipopolysaccharide biosynthesis protein, whose translation is MEKSKSSLFSRFGINSDRTKNIVKHMGWSTLYKVGGIVSGFLIVPLTMNYLDKENYGVWLTLSSFVIWFSFFDIGLGSGLRNKFAEAKAKGDLELAKTYVSCAYFTIGFISLCLIVLFIICNFFIKWSTVFNTTTELDDDLSILMPVVFVFFGLQLVVKLINTIYAADQHHSIYHKIEFATKVLSLLMVWVLLNFQPGSLLLYGVIFSAIPVLILLTLNFISFSSTYNKYKPSYKYFKLEYLKEITGIGLNFFIIQIAFMVLMSTDNFVITQIFGPEEVVPYSIAQKYFSILFVAHTVLVSPYWSSITEAYVNNDIKWIRNSVKNVQRIWLMFPVLMLIMVLLSNWFYKIWVGDEVVVPIELSCSMALFVLLLTYQSIYIQFLNGTGKIRLQTYISFVTMTLNIPLSIFLAKTLNFGLSGVVLASCVMLTIPLIFYQIQYEKIILNRAKGIWNQ
- a CDS encoding glycosyltransferase family 4 protein — encoded protein: MIYDLFSNIYFLAFFSIVFSLLVSMRIYPVIIYLAHKKKLMDDPIERSGHVNKTATLGGIGMFITFSLAIILLGILTKLNQEDLIKLLSILGGIIILLFLGIKDDLLNLSPKKKFVGQIFSAALVVLCTDVRIESFYGMFGVGDLHYVFSVVFSIFIFVFIINAFNLIDGIDGLASSVAIIVNTSFGVYFAMNKEYLFVLVSFSLIGVLLGFLRYNLSRSRKLFMGDSGSLFLGFLLAYQAISFLSVNEMEQTAYTVSNAPIMVLAILAYPILDTVRVFIIRINNGKSPFSADRNHIHHRLLDNGFSHIKSTLIVAICNIFVIQIAFVLSDLYLTVQLYIISVVLPLICLFPFLLVQRNGKIKIEIPKL